One genomic segment of Actinoplanes ianthinogenes includes these proteins:
- a CDS encoding zinc-dependent alcohol dehydrogenase family protein, with translation MSDMARVVRFDELGGPEVLKIEDWRLPAPGPGEVAVRVEAIGLNRAEALFRAGTYYYQPTLPGSRLGYEAAGSVTAVGPGVTEVAAGDPVLTGPGIEMSAQGVYADRIVLPATSVLRRPGGLDPVRGAAAWMTYSTAYGGLLETGGLRPGDHVLITAASSGVGLAAVQVAARIGAIPIAVTRSPGKAALLRANGAAEVIVDGPADVPETARKVTGGSGVALIFDPIGGPGLAALGTAAAENGTVVVYGWLGGAAMTLPLNWPLTVRGYANPQLSGTPDGRRRMWHFLDAGVRDGSLRPVVAEVFEGLERVGDAHRLMETNGHAGKIVVTV, from the coding sequence ATGAGTGACATGGCACGCGTCGTCCGGTTCGATGAGCTGGGCGGCCCCGAGGTGTTGAAGATCGAGGACTGGCGTCTGCCGGCGCCCGGGCCCGGCGAGGTCGCCGTCCGGGTCGAGGCGATCGGGCTGAACCGGGCCGAGGCGCTGTTCCGAGCCGGAACGTACTACTACCAGCCGACGCTGCCGGGGTCGCGGCTCGGCTACGAGGCGGCGGGTTCGGTCACCGCGGTGGGGCCGGGCGTGACCGAGGTTGCCGCGGGGGACCCGGTGCTCACCGGGCCGGGGATCGAGATGAGCGCGCAGGGCGTCTACGCCGACCGGATCGTGCTGCCGGCCACCTCGGTGCTGCGCCGCCCGGGCGGATTGGACCCGGTCCGCGGCGCCGCGGCGTGGATGACCTATTCGACCGCGTACGGCGGGCTGCTCGAGACGGGTGGGCTGCGCCCCGGCGACCACGTGCTGATCACCGCGGCGTCGAGCGGGGTGGGGCTGGCCGCCGTGCAGGTGGCGGCACGGATCGGCGCGATCCCGATCGCGGTGACCCGCAGTCCGGGGAAGGCCGCGCTGCTGCGGGCGAACGGGGCGGCGGAGGTGATCGTCGACGGGCCGGCGGACGTGCCGGAGACCGCCCGGAAGGTGACCGGCGGATCCGGCGTAGCGCTGATCTTCGATCCGATCGGCGGGCCCGGGCTCGCCGCGCTCGGCACGGCCGCGGCCGAGAACGGGACGGTGGTGGTCTACGGCTGGCTCGGCGGGGCGGCCATGACGCTGCCACTGAACTGGCCGCTGACCGTGCGCGGGTACGCGAACCCGCAGCTGTCCGGCACCCCGGACGGCCGTCGGCGGATGTGGCACTTCCTCGACGCGGGGGTGCGCGACGGGAGCCTGCGTCCGGTGGTGGCGGAGGTCTTCGAGGGGCTGGAGCGGGTCGGCGACGCGCACCGCCTGATGGAGACGAACGGCCATGCCGGGAAGATCGTGGTGACGGTGTGA
- a CDS encoding helix-turn-helix transcriptional regulator: MCGAYRLRRAQAHPLLSGLPEVVHVPAGDPALDAAVALLAAELAGGGPGAAAVIPALLDTLLLYIVRAWLRADAGRTATGWAAALADPALAAALHAVHADPAHPWTVQELGAVAGLSRAAFARRFTTVVGQPPLAYLTWWRMTLARRLLTGGDLPLRAVAARSGYANEFAFAKAFKREAGIAPGHYRLTRTPS; this comes from the coding sequence ATGTGCGGGGCCTACCGGCTGCGCCGCGCGCAGGCGCATCCGCTGCTCAGCGGCCTGCCGGAGGTCGTGCACGTGCCGGCCGGCGATCCGGCGCTGGACGCGGCCGTCGCCCTGCTCGCCGCCGAGCTCGCCGGCGGCGGCCCGGGAGCGGCCGCGGTGATCCCGGCGCTGCTCGACACGCTGCTGCTGTACATCGTCCGTGCCTGGTTGCGCGCCGACGCCGGCCGTACCGCGACCGGGTGGGCCGCCGCCCTCGCCGACCCGGCGCTGGCCGCCGCCCTGCACGCCGTGCACGCCGACCCGGCCCACCCCTGGACCGTGCAGGAGCTCGGCGCGGTGGCCGGACTGTCCCGGGCGGCGTTCGCCCGCCGGTTCACCACCGTGGTCGGGCAGCCCCCGCTGGCCTACCTCACCTGGTGGCGGATGACCCTGGCCCGCCGCCTGCTGACCGGCGGCGACCTGCCCCTGCGGGCGGTCGCGGCGCGCAGCGGCTACGCCAACGAGTTCGCCTTCGCCAAGGCGTTCAAGCGCGAGGCCGGCATCGCTCCAGGTCACTACCGCCTCACCCGAACTCCGTCGTGA
- a CDS encoding GMC family oxidoreductase N-terminal domain-containing protein: MTPDQMTVLRLLCDTVVPSIDHPDDADGFWARRATDLGVDQALLVTLPPEQLPLVAGLLDALEEQGFLTATQAQREQILAAVADAVAPLTAAILLLHYGLTDAHGRNPNWTRLGYPGPAAQVPQADPPAITPLRPDGDLDLEADVVVIGSGAGGGLIAGRLAATGARVVVLEAGRYRTEADFAQLELLAYRNSYRRGGPAPTGDLNITLMAGAGLGGGTVINWTNCIRTTDRVRRQWAEHGLTDLTTPAFDKHLDLVWRELSVNDRCSEFNRPHEAMHRGAEALGWSFATAFRNWDEKRHDTLIAGHLGFGDASGAKRSTLKVYLEPAVTRHGARVVDGCRVDRIFTENGRAAGVVGHWTGADGTRSGDVRVIAPTVVVAAGSLDSPGVLLRSGIGGPAAGRYLRLHPCTVTLGDYGTDMQGWWGPPQAALVNEFAAVEDGYGFLMESVQYTTGLGASALPYTTGAEHKQVMAGYKNLASFIGLVRDRGHGRVTVDDSGETTAWYSVDDELDVRNSQRAIEAQIRLHHAAGARGIRLLGHGLAPWSSGESLEEYIARAREIPLRAGGAVLFSAHQMGSCRMGEDPATSVADPRGELHDTPGVWIGDASAFPTASGTNPMITIMALASRTAEHIAAEAR; the protein is encoded by the coding sequence ATGACCCCGGACCAGATGACCGTGCTGCGGCTGCTCTGCGACACCGTGGTGCCCTCGATCGACCATCCCGACGACGCCGACGGCTTCTGGGCGCGCCGTGCCACCGACCTCGGCGTGGACCAGGCCCTGCTCGTCACCCTCCCGCCCGAGCAGCTGCCGCTGGTGGCCGGCCTGCTCGACGCCCTGGAGGAGCAGGGGTTCCTGACCGCCACCCAGGCGCAGCGCGAGCAGATCCTGGCCGCCGTGGCGGACGCCGTCGCCCCGCTGACCGCCGCGATCCTGTTGCTGCACTACGGCCTGACCGACGCGCACGGCCGCAATCCGAACTGGACCCGCCTCGGCTATCCCGGCCCGGCCGCCCAGGTCCCGCAGGCCGACCCACCGGCGATCACCCCGCTGCGCCCGGACGGCGACCTCGACCTGGAGGCCGACGTCGTGGTGATCGGCTCCGGCGCGGGCGGCGGCCTGATCGCCGGCCGGCTCGCCGCCACCGGCGCCCGGGTGGTCGTCCTGGAGGCCGGCCGCTACCGCACCGAGGCCGACTTCGCGCAGCTCGAGCTGCTGGCGTACCGGAACTCCTATCGCCGCGGCGGCCCGGCGCCCACCGGCGACCTGAACATCACCCTGATGGCCGGGGCCGGGCTCGGCGGCGGCACCGTGATCAACTGGACGAACTGCATCCGCACCACCGACCGGGTCCGCCGGCAGTGGGCCGAGCACGGGCTCACCGACCTGACCACCCCGGCCTTCGACAAGCACCTCGACCTGGTCTGGCGGGAGCTGTCGGTGAACGACCGCTGCTCCGAGTTCAACCGGCCGCACGAGGCGATGCACCGCGGGGCCGAGGCACTCGGCTGGTCGTTCGCCACGGCGTTCCGCAACTGGGACGAGAAGCGGCACGACACGCTGATCGCCGGGCACCTCGGGTTCGGTGACGCGTCCGGGGCGAAACGGTCGACGCTCAAGGTGTACCTCGAGCCGGCCGTGACCCGGCACGGCGCCCGGGTGGTCGACGGCTGCCGGGTCGACCGGATCTTCACCGAGAACGGCCGCGCGGCCGGCGTGGTCGGGCATTGGACCGGTGCGGACGGCACCCGGTCCGGCGACGTCCGGGTGATCGCGCCGACCGTCGTGGTCGCGGCCGGTTCGCTGGACTCGCCCGGCGTGCTGCTGCGCTCCGGGATCGGCGGCCCGGCGGCCGGGCGCTACCTGCGGCTGCACCCGTGCACGGTCACCCTCGGCGACTACGGGACCGACATGCAGGGCTGGTGGGGGCCGCCGCAGGCCGCGCTGGTGAACGAGTTCGCGGCGGTCGAGGACGGTTACGGCTTCCTGATGGAGAGCGTGCAGTACACCACCGGGCTGGGGGCGTCGGCGCTGCCGTACACCACCGGCGCCGAGCACAAGCAGGTGATGGCCGGCTACAAGAATCTCGCCTCGTTCATCGGCCTGGTCCGCGACCGCGGGCACGGCCGGGTCACCGTCGACGACAGCGGCGAGACGACCGCCTGGTACTCCGTCGACGACGAGCTGGACGTGCGCAACTCGCAGCGCGCCATCGAGGCCCAGATCCGGCTGCACCACGCGGCCGGGGCACGCGGGATCCGGCTGCTCGGGCACGGCCTGGCGCCCTGGTCGTCCGGCGAGAGCCTGGAGGAGTACATCGCCCGGGCCCGGGAGATCCCGCTGCGCGCGGGCGGCGCGGTCCTGTTCTCCGCACACCAGATGGGCAGCTGCCGGATGGGCGAGGACCCGGCCACCAGCGTCGCCGACCCGCGCGGCGAGCTGCACGACACCCCCGGCGTCTGGATCGGCGACGCCTCCGCGTTCCCGACGGCCTCGGGCACCAACCCGATGATCACCATCATGGCCCTGGCGTCCCGCACCGCCGAGCACATAGCCGCCGAGGCCCGCTGA